From a single Leishmania braziliensis MHOM/BR/75/M2904 complete genome, chromosome 28 genomic region:
- a CDS encoding putative glycosomal membrane protein gives MSDFEKLIKLLGQTDGRDKIYKFLAGFFKILAAVAASNQDPHAKAYVTIGNSIGSARSLMRMGKFVGDVPKLQKIADGVVTKGVAGTESKKFIEFFRTVGNSLYIMGDNVAFIAKHRLISTDSKLVSKYAKIAQFWGFFLAAVLDLIALRAALQKRTSDVTTSKKEAKAAVISLTKDASDVLVTMATVGYLKCVWNPSAITVGALTCVSGGVATYLNWNKIK, from the coding sequence ATGAGCGACTTCGAGAAGCTGATAAAGCTGCTTGGCCAGACTGATGGCCGCGACAAGATCTACAAGTTCCTCGCTGGTTTCTTCAAGATTCTGGCGGCTGTCGCAGCTAGCAACCAGGACCCGCATGCCAAGGCGTACGTCACCATCGGTAACTCCATTGGTAGCGCTCGCTCCCTGATGCGCATGGGCAAGTTCGTGGGTGATGTGCCCAAGCTGCAGAAGATCGCCGACGGTGTCGTGACGAAGGGTGTCGCTGGCACGGAGTCTAAGAAGTTCATCGAGTTCTTCCGCACGGTTGGCAACTCCCTCTACATCATGGGTGATAACGTCGCCTTCATCGCCAAGCACAGGCTGATATCGACGGACTCTAAGCTCGTATCGAAGTACGCAAAGATTGCGCAGTTCTGGGGCTTTttcctcgctgctgtgctggacCTCATCGCGCTTCGTGCTGCCTTGCAGAAGCGCACGTCTGATGTGACGACAAGCAAGAAGGAAGCCAAGGCTGCCGTCATCAGCCTCACCAAGGATGCCTCGGATGTGCTCGTGACGATGGCCACCGTCGGGTACTTGAAGTGCGTATGGAACCCGTCCGCCATCACCGTTGGCGCCCTCACCTGCGTGTCGGGTGGTGTGGCCACGTACCTCAACTGGAACAAGATCAAGTAG
- a CDS encoding glycosomal membrane protein-like protein gives MRDAVLSASRALERSDSVDKLMKLMVGVFTLLSTTSCSRRERYSASAKQLTEIRSVLRVGRVFGLSLKMQSLVEVFTAQGIVWTERKKFVELLKTIFDFLYAVGDHALLVAREGLLGKNVDMTRLRNCTVTMQLCGHLLGTVLYMFELRDALRKCRYDPPVAMRKCKLSTINAMRDAIDTVVTLFICSYMRNAQCPSPRVDGALRCLSGALSVYLSWQESA, from the coding sequence ATGCGGGACGCCGTTCTCAGTGCGTCGCGCGCGTTGGAGCGGAGCGACAGCGTGGACAAACTCATGAAGCTCATGGTTGGCGTCTTCACTCTCTTGAGCACGACGAGCTGTTCGCGGCGAGAGCGGTATAGTGCCTCGGCTAAACAACTCACTGAAATACGCTCTGTTCTGCGTGTGGGCCGGGTTTTCGGCCTCTCGCTCAAGATGCAGTCCCTCGTCGAGGTGTTCACTGCACAGGGCATCGTGTGGACGGAGCGCAAGAAGTTTGTGGAGCTCCTCAAGACCATCTTTGACTTTCTCTACGCCGTGGGTGACCATGCCCTGCTCGTCGCTCGTGAGGGACTGCTGGGCAAGAACGTTGACATGACGCGTCTACGGAACTGCACCGTGACAATGCAGCTCTGTGGTCATTTATTGGGTACGGTGCTCTACATGTTcgagctgcgcgacgccCTCCGAAAGTGTCGGTACGACCCACCGGTGGCGATGCGGAAGTGTAAGCTCTCCACCATCAACGCGATGCGCGACGCGATAGACACGGTGGTGACCTTGTTCATCTGTAGCTACATGAGAAATGCACAGTGCCCGAGTCCGCGTGTCGACGGCGCCTTGCGATGTCTTTCTGGTGCACTTTCCGTGTATTTGAGCTGGCAGGAAAGCGCTTAG
- a CDS encoding putative histone acetyltransferase — MVRLSHVLHRPWLSSVYGETTPGMARTQRARRQLDYLEERLLRDCRTPTTVRYFVYLNTYVFTPWYYAPFGLLNSEYDPMLPWTEVAGTSASASSASTPTGKGVNNTTGSSVEVQQQPFIRDAFLCPFSLRIYSTYAQMHYETRTYRADRLRPPGDEVYRDEMRGLFLFKINGSQHVTYCRHLFLIGKSFLENKLAGHDVHSYYFYVLCLHHRYFPHYVSDPSAMYFAGFFTWEKHVSEYNLACIVTLPCFGRRTSRQRSVAPQDGATATALSPPQVLRHLGQFMIAVSYELAYRRKQIGTPEKPLSDLGAIAYQQFWRRAIVRWMKETLNTIRRANAVDVDGDDMDKTVQKRAQGGAQVESRGSHASDTGVPLGLDAGSAAVEVVMLVEEGRGVTGGHDIDRGRSGEVDASLHERHSNALSSARKRSRVDAKTEHERNVDDEETRLPFSQGKLPLAAAVPPSLTKKGISGHSAAAQSPTGALLAAGTTAFTQRTTIRDIAVAVRLEEADVLKTLLGMGVLHRSGEDRGIQLLLPQRYVDWIYDETLRWESSLQHAVFQPALLKSRGFHTSTR, encoded by the coding sequence ATGGTCCGGCTCTCTCATGTTTTGCACCGCCCGTGGCTCAGCAGTGTGTACGGGGAGACAACTCCTGGCATGGCCCGCACCCAACGCGCCCGCCGTCAGCTCGACTACCTCGAGGAGCGGCTCCTGCGCGACTGCCGCACCCCGACCACGGTGCGCTACTTTGTGTACCTGAACACGTACGTCTTTACCCCGTGGTACTACGCACCGTTTGGCTTGCTGAACAGCGAGTATGACCCGATGCTGCCATGGACAGAGGTGGCTGGCACGTCGGCCAGTGCGTCCTCTGCCTCTACCCCAACTGGCAAAGGTGTCAACAACACCACCGGCTCGTCAgtcgaggtgcagcagcagcctttCATTCGGGATGCTTTTCTttgccccttctctctccgcatCTACTCGACCTACGCACAGATGCACTACGAGACCCGCACCTACCGCGCGGACCGCCTGCGTCCGCCGGGTGATGAGGTGTACCGCGACGAGATGCGTggtctttttctcttcaagATCAACGGCAGTCAACACGTTACCTACTGCCGtcacctcttcctcattGGCAAGTCGTTCCTGGAGAACAAGCTCGCCGGGCACGATGTGCACAGCTACTATTTTTATGTTCTCTGTCTGCACCACCGCTACTTCCCCCACTACGTGTCCGATCCCTCCGCCATGTACTTCGCCGGCTTCTTCACCTGGGAGAAGCACGTGAGCGAGTACAATCTGGCCTGTATTGTGACGTTGCCGTGCTTCGGGCGCCGCACCAGCCGCCAGAGatcggtggcgccgcaggATGGCGCAACCGCGACCGCCTTATCCCCGCCTCAGGTGCTTCGCCATCTTGGCCAGTTTATGATCGCTGTCAGCTACGAGCTCGCCTACCGCCGAAAGCAGATAGGTACCCCGGAGAAGCCCCTCTCTGACTTGGGTGCCATCGCATATCAGCAGTTTTGGCGCCGTGCCATTGTGCGCTGGATGAAGGAGACGCTGAACACGATACGGCGAGCCAATGCGGTGGATGTCGACGGTGACGACATGGACAAGACCGTTCAAAAAAGAGCACAGGGCGGCGCGCAGGTTGAGTCTCGAGGGAGCCATGCGTCCGACACGGGTGTGCCTCTTGGCCTTGACGCTGGCTCTGCGGCCGTGGAGGTGGTCatgctggtggaggagggcagaggaGTGACAGGAGGGCATGATATCGATAGGGGTCGCTCCGGGGAAGTCGACGCGTCACTGCACGAGCGGCACTCGAACGCTCTGTCATCAGCGCGCAAGCGCTCTCGTGTCGACGCGAAGACGGAACACGAGAGGAACGTAGACGACGAGGAGACGAGATTGCCATTTTCCCAAGGCAAGTTACcactcgcagctgctgtcccCCCATCTTTGACCAAGAAGGGGATTTCGGGCCACAGTGCGGCTGCACAGTCCCCCACAGGCGCTTTACTGGCTGCTGGCACGACTGCTTTTACGCAGCGGACTACCATCAGGGACATTGCAGTAGCTGTGCGTCTGGAGGAGGCTGACGTGCTTAAGACGCTCCTGGGCATGGGTGTGCTGCATCGCAGTGGTGAGGATCGTGGCATTcagcttctgctgccgcagcgatACGTGGATTGGATATATGACGAGACACTCCGCTGGGAGAGCAGCCTCCAGCACGCAGTCTTTCAGCCAGCCCTCCTCAAGTCCCGCGGTTTCCACACCAGCACACGTTGA